Proteins encoded in a region of the Rutidosis leptorrhynchoides isolate AG116_Rl617_1_P2 chromosome 9, CSIRO_AGI_Rlap_v1, whole genome shotgun sequence genome:
- the LOC139869051 gene encoding putative kinase-like protein TMKL1, with amino-acid sequence MQARHKLILIVTLSCSFALCIVVALVYLIYVCKRKWCLKNETWDKESNFEVEEVETKGELIKFEGGQDLTSLDILDAPGEVIGKSSYGTLYRANLVTSDSVVVLRFLRPACTRDVQDVMHVVQLLGLIRHPNLVPLCGFYVGSRSEKLLVHPFYRRGNLAQFIKDGNGELHKWRVIYEITVGIAKGLHHLHTGLQKPIIHGNLKSKNIFLGQNRQPFVSDFGIHLLLNTSAAQEMVEDAAVEGYKPPELIKPENASFETDIFNFGVILLELLGDKKPNNNDKQIHDQETRSNAILDNWIMDPVDEENIMKLSQLAIACCSPLPSFRPDIKYICKKLQDIVSCRSESR; translated from the exons ATGCAGGCCAGACACAAACTTATactaattgttacattatcatgttcTTTTGCATTATGCATTGTTGTTGCATTGGTTTATTTGATTTATGTATGCAAAAGAAAATGGTGTTTAAAAAATGAAACTTGGGATAAAGAATCAAACTTTGAAGTTGAAGAAGTGGAAACAAAAGGTGAGTTGATAAAGTTTGAAGGTGGTCAAGATTTAACTAGTTTAGACATATTGGATGCACCTGGTGAGGTTATTGGTAAGTCAAGTTATGGTACTTTGTACAGGGCTAATTTAGTGACAAGTGATTCAGTTGTGGTGTTGAGATTCTTGAGACCAGCTTGTACTAGGGATGTACAAGATGTTATGCATGTGGTGCAACTTCTTGGGTTAATTAGGCATCCTAATTTGGTTCCTCTTTGTGGGTTTTATGTTGGTTCTAGAAGTGAAAAGCTTCTTGTTCATCCCTTTTATAGGAGAGGAAATCTTGCTCAATTCATAAAAG ATGGAAATGGTGAATTACATAAATGGAGAGTTATTTATGAAATTACAGTTGGTATTGCTAAAGGATTACACCATCTTCATACAGGCCTTCAAAAGCCAATTATCCATGGAAATCTGAAATCGAAAAACATATTTTTAGGCCAAAATCGGCAGCCGTTTGTATCCGATTTCGGTATACATTTGCTCTTAAATACATCAGCAGCCCAAGAAATGGTGGAAGATGCTGCTGTAGAAGGTTACAAACCGCCCGAATTGATTAAACCAGAAAACGCAAGTTTTGAAACAGATATATTCAACTTTGGAGTGATCTTACTTGAATTACTAGGTGATAAAAAACCAAATAATAATGACAAACAAATCCATGATCAAGAAACTAGATCTAATGCAATCTTGGATAACTGGATAATGGATCCAGTTGATGAAGAAAACATTATGAAGTTGTCTCAGCTTGCTATTGCTTGTTGTTCGCCATTGCCTTCTTTTAGACCCGACATAAAGTACATTTGCAAGAAGTTACAAGACATTGTATCCTGCAGATCGGAATCTCGATAA
- the LOC139866899 gene encoding 8-amino-7-oxononanoate synthase — translation MSSWDEWVEQALSTLDSMKILRSLRPIHYQFESEHKTDNAFKVFDGMRQWDRASVEIEIAESTFQRWIQDAPSSGDDDLAFGDEVSDSEVGTSLKPLRKLLLFSGNDYLGLSSHPMVAKAASKAVQEHGMGPRGSALICGYTTYHRLLESCLAESKNKEDCLLCPTGFSANMAFMTVVGYIGSLSTVNESPLKDGVAIFSDALNHASIIDGIRLAERQKSVQVFIYRHCDMTHLNGLLSSCTMKKKVVVTDSLFSMDGDFAPMIQLSKLRKKHGFLLVVDDAHGTLVCGKTGGGVPEEFGCANDVDICIGTLSKAVGCHGGFIACSKRWKQLIQSRGRAFIFSTSTPVPIAAAAHAAVVVAKKETWRRKAIWNRVQDFRTLTGIPITSHIISLIVGTEEQALKASRHMLKCGFHITAIRPPTVPANLCRLRITLSAAHTSNDIKKLTSVLSQCISLRESGYFYTNGTAKL, via the exons ATGTCCTCGTGGGACGAATGGGTGGAACAAGCACTTTCAACACTCGATTCTATGAAAATATTGCGCTCATTAAGACCCATTCATTACCAATTCGAATCTGAACACAAAACTGATAACGCCTTCAAGGTGTTCGACGGAATGCGCCAATGGGATAGAGCTTCTGTTGAAATAGAAATTGCAGAATCTACTTTTCAGAGATGGATCCAAGATGCTCCTAGTTCTG GTGACGATGACCTTGCATTTGGTGATGAAGTTTCTGATAGTGAAGTTGGGACGTCCCTTAAACCGTTGAGAAAACTCCTATTATTCTCCGGGAATGATTACTTGGGGCTCAGTTCTCATCCGATGGTTGCGAAAGCTGCGTCAAAG GCCGTTCAAGAGCATGGGATGGGTCCAAGAGGTTCGGCTCTAATATGTGGTTACACAACTTATCATAGATTATTGGAATCTTGTTTAGCAGAGTCAAAGAATAAGGAG GATTGCCTTCTATGTCCCACAGGGTTTTCAGCCAATATGGCCTTCATGACAGTAGTGGGATACATTGGTTCACTCTCAACTGTAAATGAATCACCATTGAAGGATGGTGTTGCAATATTTTCTGATGCTTTAAATCACGCATCGATAATCGATGGTATTCGGCTGGCTGAACGACAAAAAAGTGTGCAAGTTTTTATTTATAGGCATTGTGACATGACCCACCTTAATGGATTACT ATCGAGTTGCACTATGAAGAAAAAAGTAGTTGTGACAGACAG CTTATTTAGTATGGATGGAGACTTTGCACCGATGATCCAGCTTTCAAAGCTTCGCAAGAAGCATGGTTTTTTGTTGGTGGTTGATGAT GCTCATGGAACACTTGTTTGTGGGAAAACTGGTGGGGGTGTACCCGAGGAATTTGGGTGTGCAAATGATGTTGATATATGTATAGGCACACTTAGCAAGGCTGTAGGTTGCCATGGTGGTTTCATTGCCTGCAG CAAAAGGTGGAAACAACTGATTCAATCAAGGGGCCGTGCTTTTATTTTTTCTACTTCGACACCTGTACCCATTGCTGCTGCTGCACATG CTGCTGTGGTTGTCGCAAAGAAGGAGACATGGCGTAGAAAGGCTATTTGGAATCGGGTACAAGACTTTCGCACTCTAACCGGAATTCCTATCACAAGTCACATCATTTCCCTTATAGTAGGAACTGAAGAACAAGCATTAAAAGCAAGCCG GCACATGCTTAAATGCGGGTTTCATATAACTGCAATCAGGCCTCCTACTGTCCCAGCTAACTTGTGCAg GCTGAGGATCACTCTTAGTGCGGCGCACACAAGTAATGATATAAAAAAACTCACATCTGTATTATCCCAATGCATAAGTTTAAGAGAGAGTGGGTATTTCTACACAAACGGCACAGCAAAACTCTAG